The following coding sequences lie in one Cannabis sativa cultivar Pink pepper isolate KNU-18-1 chromosome 5, ASM2916894v1, whole genome shotgun sequence genomic window:
- the LOC115717808 gene encoding uncharacterized protein LOC115717808, producing the protein MYAGKEDPLSHIKYFEMQMDLEGVQGDVCCRFFRATLSEAAQQWYFKLVPRKFNSRKAFSSEFHAQFSSSCQLPLHLGYLVKVKQRPGEPLRAYISRLMTEATKVARVTEDGKLSTILGGIEVLGEPWKDIWKNGPVDLKCDFLDCAEGFIKLEEAIQRAEGGKQSSNNNRQGNGKKGKFTGKTEQVPRENPSKYTTFTVLTEDIESVYMATQSLAPYKKLPPMKKYVSKRDMTKFCRFYKDYGHDTNECNNLKREIKFLIRKNNLHVQKYVKVDQNRRSDNNQDLLQPPVDGHLQVIIGGPHIAEDSRKARERYARTVQHEQEDVVLAIEERKPKIPRAGEPTITFKDEDSVKIRFSHNDPLVVEVQIANKMVAQTMIDNGASSNILFKTT; encoded by the exons ATGTATGCTGGGAAGGAAGATCCCTTATCCCACATAaagtattttgagatgcaaatggaccTGGAAGGAGTACAAGGAGATGTATGTTGCAGATTTTTTCGTGCCACCCTCTCAGAAGCCGcccaacaatggtatttcaagttggtgCCTAGAAAGTTCAACTCACGGAAGGCTTTCTCCTCAgagttccatgcacaattctcctcctctTGCCAACTTCCGTTGCACCTAGGATATCTGGTCAAAGTGAAACAAAGACCAGGAGAACCTCTCCGAGCCTACATCAGCAGACTCATGACAGAGGCGACTAAGGTTGCAAGAGTTACCGAAGACGGAAAGTTGTCcacgatactggggggcattgaagtccttggtgaACCTTGGAAGGACATATGGAAGAATGGACCAGTAGATTTGAAGTGTGACTTTCTTGACTGCGCAGAAGGTTTTATTAAGcttgaagaagccattcagcgaGCAGAGG GTGGTAAACAGTCTAGCAACAACAATAGGCAAGGGAATGGGAAAAAGGGAAAGTTCACTGGCAAGACCGAACAAGTTCCCAGGGAGAATCCTTCCAAGTATACTACATTTACCGTCCTGACagaagatatagaaagtgtgtacATGGCTACTCAGTCATTAGCCCCGTACAAGAAGCTCCCACCCATGAAGAAATATGTCAGCAAGAGAGATATGACCAAGTTTTGTCGTTTTTATAAGGATTATGGCCAtgacaccaatgaatgcaacaatCTGAAGCGGGAAATCAAATTCCtgataaggaaaaataatttgcatgtgcagaagtatgtcaaggtcGATCAGAATCGGAGGAGCGATAACAACCAAGACTTGCTACAACCACCAGTAGATGGACATCtacaagtcattattggaggtCCGCACATAGCTGAAGATTCAAGAAAAGCCCGAGAGAGATATGCCCGAACTGTACAACATGAGCAAGAAGACGTAGTCCTAGCCATAGAAGAAAGGAAGCCAAAGATCCCACGAGCAGGGGAGCCCACCATAACATTTAAAGATGAAGATTCTGTCAAGATCAGATTTTCGCACAACGACCCGCTAGTCGTGGAAGTCCAAATAGCCAACAAGATGGTGGCCCAAACCATGATAGAcaatggagcctcttccaacatCTTATTCAAGACAACGTAA